ATTGGATCATGGCTGTTAATACCAGTCTGTAATTTGAATTCCAGATTGAAATTCTGCAttcaaagacattaaaatacttaaaaattctGATCTCCATGCTTCTTCATTCTATTTCTTCTAGCTTTCATCGCATTTGTCCTGAAGTCACAGGAAAGATATCCTTTGTCATTATTTAAGGTTGCATCAGATCCATATTTTGCTAGTGATCTTAGTTGTGAAGATGTTGCCTAACTTGAggaatttttggaaaaaaaaaaaatctccatatactaaataatttctaaatagTCTAGAATGACTGTTTGGCTGGAAGCACAAAAGGACCATTTCCTTCCAGTGATAGCTACTGAAACAAGGCTGTCAGGTTTATTTGAATATAGTTAGTTATCATCATATTCAGCAAATAAATGTAGCCAAAGCAAGCCAAagaacattaaaagaaaaataaacaaacatataaaagaaaaaaatgaacaacaacaaaacaactatTCATCACTCTCGCTGTAAAGGCTGATGCAGTGTGATTAATGTGATTATTACGATAATTCCAAGATTCTTGGATCATTCCAGCTTTCTAGTATATGTTATTCAGATGATCTGAAAATGCAGTGGAAAGCTCTTCCTATAACCACATTTAATTGCTCTTCAGGCTTTGCAGTACACGTCATACTTCAACTTCCTCCCCAGTTTAGTTCCTGCTATATGTTCTTCAAATGCTTTGTCCATTTTCTCATTCTGATCTTCATTGAAAAGACTCTTCCAGTCACTTACACCACcttcaaagaagcaaagaaattattggagaaaaaaagaaaaaacagcataaGGTcctatttttctgcagttctttacTCCAGAGTCAATTATGACTGACAAAATGGAAGATCAGGAAGGACTGATTAAAAATCATCTGTCTGGAGGCAGAACTGGGCTTGTGCTCCCTTGTCAGCTTCTGATTTTATCCAGTGACACCTTTAATGTCAAATGTAGAAATAGATTCTGACAACCAGGTTAGCCCTCTCATATCTGCATCACCTACACTGCACTGCAAAAGTAGTCTTCTACTATCTTGCTTCTCTCTATTACCGATTCTTGGATCCTTGTCTTTTCTCTAACTTGTTAGCATGAACAAGGGGTTGACAGTGGCCCTTTCAGGGCACTTACACTCTCCCAAAAATTTAGGCTGAGTTTTGGCCCCTTTCTTTTAAAACGCCTGCCCTCCCCAGGTAAGCATCTGGTGGCTGAAGAAGACTCAGTGAGGAAGACTCTTGGCCCATATAGGGAAAGTAATTCAGACACATGACTACTCCTTCCTGCCAGTCATCTGTGGGCCTCTAAAATTTGCTGTATGCTGTTGCTTCTCCCATGATGGCTGCAGTCCCTTCCTCACGAATGCTCCTTGACTAGTTCTTGACAGCATGATGTTTCTGCCTCTGGGCCTCTTGGAGCTCCCTACCTTTGCGAAAGAGAATGCTGCCCAGTGCCCCGTGGGTCTTCAGCGAGTTCTCCTTCATGGACTGGAAGCTGCTCCTCTCCACCACACCCTGAAGCTCTTCCTCAGTCAGAGAAATCCCAAAGAAAGCAGCGATATTTTTCACTCCCAGGGCCCGATTCTGAAAAGAGGAAGGCAACATACCACATGACATTCAAACAGattacattgctttttttttttcaagatgttttcATGGCCCTGCATGCCTCTGTTAgctgcatatacatgtatagagTATTCAGAGTTCATCAAGACTGGAATGGTGTCTAGTGTTTTTATTCTCCATTACTGTTTCAGATAAGATATGAGCTGTATTCTTATAGATTACAGAAGGCTGTGTATAATTTACAGTTGAGACAAATCTACACCATTTGGAGCTATAACAGctccaaaaaaataattactgagGATTTTGATTTACAATGATTTGGGCTGATGCTGCagctaaagagaaaataagaatcATGTTCACACgcacacaaatatatattaaaaagtttttaaactgGAATTTCATTTTACCCTATTCCTAAAACAATAATCTTTCTCATACTGTATGTATCATGCAGTTTGAATACACTATATGAATATAATGGTTTATTGGTTAGGAACAATTGTTCTTTGAAGTATAAAATACTTGTTACCTCAAGAGGTAACCTCACCTCTTTTAGTTCTTCGTAAGTTATTGTCATAACATTTTCATCAGCAGCATACTTGTTCCATTCAGAAAGATAATTAAAGTAGGATCCCCAGGgcactaaataaaacaaaataatcctaagatgaagaataaaataatattagaCAAGCTTCTTATGAtattaaacaattttttgtCCTTGGGTTGATCCTTCCACCATAGCCATTATGTTTATGCCTGAGTTTACCCCCTTCTGGGATAAACCCCATAAATCCCTCTTTATGGGATCTATGGGGTTTTGCTCCAGACTGTTCCGATTTCTGTCATAGTCTCTGGACCAAAGCTAGTCCAGTGTGGCTCTGAAGGATCTGCCTTCACACCAGGGCCAGCAagggagcagggggtctggcTCAGAACCTCTGCAAACACCTCCACAGAAACGCTCCTCTCTAGTGTGGCTAGTTTTAAGCAAAACCTACCTTGTctgcttctttccatttctgtgcaacaaaatttctgtgcatttctgtgcaACACAAAAACTGGAGAATTTATGCAGTTTTAAACTAgtgggattattttttattttttttttttggccagtttGGCAAGCTGGTGTTCAGATGTCTGTGTGAGCACAGGATAATGGACagtggagaggaggaggggtAAAGGGGATCCAAGAGCAAGATAAGGAGGAACTGCTTCTTCCAGCAAAAGTAACAGTTTGTGCAAATTAAAGCAGTTTGTGTAAGTGCAGTTCTGATGAATATCTGTCTTCAGTCAGTAAGACAAATACTGTTAAATTCACTGCAAATTTCTCACTTTCTTTCCTTAATCACTGCTTTGTTTGCTGTAAActaaaaaaatgcaagtgaatCTGATTTACAAAATGCAAGGTTTTTAGATAAAGTCAAAACATTGAATAattaacataaaagaatatacTGTACTTTTCTCTGTCATGAAAGCTATGAAGAAATCATCCCAGGTCTCataggaaggaagaagagacatGCCATtggaaaaatgataaaaagatgTAGCCACGTCTTTTGGATTGCGAATCAACAGCAAtatctacaaaataaaaatattttatttctacagtgaaaaataacaaaccatagtatgaaaaaaaaaaaaaccaatacTCTTCTTTAGAACTGCAGTCTGGGGAATTTCTAGTATGTCATATGCTATTTGCAGTAGTAACAATTCTTTTCTAAATCCagtaagtgaaatattttgcttcactTCAGCACCTTGTGAATATGATTGCCTATAGTtatcaaaatatcttttccaGATTAATCAAATTAATTATGCAGAATCTAAGTATGATTTGCCCAATA
The nucleotide sequence above comes from Aythya fuligula isolate bAytFul2 chromosome 3, bAytFul2.pri, whole genome shotgun sequence. Encoded proteins:
- the LOC116487887 gene encoding sulfotransferase 6B1-like isoform X3 gives rise to the protein MVLLVSSLSGVLQLLTGTNWVGQILSDLVATFEKKTQDEESVNDEDLEEFPYLEVGDAGKFERMNKLPSRRVIFTHLLPDNLPRSIFKSKAKILLLIRNPKDVATSFYHFSNGMSLLPSYETWDDFFIAFMTEKMPWGSYFNYLSEWNKYAADENVMTITYEELKENRALGVKNIAAFFGISLTEEELQGVVERSSFQSMKENSLKTHGALGSILFRKGGVSDWKSLFNEDQNEKMDKAFEEHIAGTKLGRKLKYDVYCKA
- the LOC116487887 gene encoding sulfotransferase 6B1-like isoform X2 codes for the protein MESLEARSDDVILAGYPKSGTNWVGQILSDLVATFEKKTQDEESVNDEDLEEFPYLEVGDAGKFERMNKLPSRRVIFTHLLPDNLPRSIFKSKAKILLLIRNPKDVATSFYHFSNGMSLLPSYETWDDFFIAFMTEKMPWGSYFNYLSEWNKYAADENVMTITYEELKENRALGVKNIAAFFGISLTEEELQGVVERSSFQSMKENSLKTHGALGSILFRKGGVSDWKSLFNEDQNEKMDKAFEEHIAGTKLGRKLKYDVYCKA
- the LOC116487887 gene encoding sulfotransferase 6B1-like isoform X1, with amino-acid sequence MEKPRKKFIDVVDKAMVAANTMDRDELLFSYKGILYPVTVCSPEVFKAMESLEARSDDVILAGYPKSGTNWVGQILSDLVATFEKKTQDEESVNDEDLEEFPYLEVGDAGKFERMNKLPSRRVIFTHLLPDNLPRSIFKSKAKILLLIRNPKDVATSFYHFSNGMSLLPSYETWDDFFIAFMTEKMPWGSYFNYLSEWNKYAADENVMTITYEELKENRALGVKNIAAFFGISLTEEELQGVVERSSFQSMKENSLKTHGALGSILFRKGGVSDWKSLFNEDQNEKMDKAFEEHIAGTKLGRKLKYDVYCKA